One genomic region from Caloenas nicobarica isolate bCalNic1 chromosome 22, bCalNic1.hap1, whole genome shotgun sequence encodes:
- the TAS1R1 gene encoding taste receptor type 1 member 1, with the protein MLPALLCLCAAAAAGCPGRYRLAGLFPVRVAPRGAARPLLRGCDPASTFKSHGYYLSQAMRFTVEEINNSSALLPNVTLGCDIHDTCSEPANLHATLRALAHGNGRQVQVLPPLQRYEPEAVAVIGPDSTQLALTTAAILGVFLVPQISYEASLETLSLKRLYPAFLRTIPSDRQQVKAIFLLLQRFGWTWVALLGSDNAYGRDGLDALYELLRASDVCVAYRGIIPTNKDASSPELHNLVRILVDVRVNVTVIFSNRKSAHPFFEVAVQRNVTGMVWVGSEDWSVAQTIWQVPGIQSIGPVIGMLVEKTEPTMLEHFEAWKAAKESVAECAGSAGVGGGSAQLGCTQCCTRCRSLARAPDVYDAQAVFNVYSAVYAVAHGLHDLLGCASGACSKGTVYPWQLLQKIKQVNFTLYKSHISFDANGDIHKGYDIVMWNWSGPSWAFDVIGTFSVNPDRLSIDQGKILWHTSNRQAPPSLCSAPCQPGERRLRQSRHQCCFSCVACPAGTFLNRSDLYSCQSCGADEWAPGRSEACFERTVEFLSWSEPLSWALLTLTVLLLLLMAALAVLFALNASTPVVKSAGGKMCFLMLGSLACACSSLFCYFGEPTRHTCLLRVPLSALGFTVFLSCVATRSFQILCIFKLNARWPALYAGWQRRRGPPLFIAASTAAQAALCLAAEAASPSAPHRDYGVWAERVVLECSPSAAASAAAAFPVLLSAGCFALSYAGKGLPAGYNEAKCLTCSLLLHLAGSAAALCTRGAFRGRAEAAARVLGGLCVLGAALGGYFLPKAFVIVLRPRRNTPGHFQTAIQGYARRRADA; encoded by the exons cgcggccgccgccgccggctgCCCCGGCCGCTACCGCCTGGCCGGGCTGTTCCCGGTGCGCGTCGCGCCGCGgggcgccgcccgcccgctgCTGCGCGGCTGCGACCC CGCCTCCACCTTCAAGAGCCACGGCTACTACCTGTCCCAGGCCATGCGCTTCACGGTGGAGGAGATCAACAACTCCAGCGCCCTGCTCCCCAACGTCACCCTGGGCTGCGACATCCACGACACCTGCTCGGAGCCCGCCAACCTGCACGCCACGCTGCGCGCCCTCGCCCACGGCAACGGGCGGCAGGTCCAGGTGCTGCCCCCCTTGCAACGCTACGAGCCCGAGGCGGTGGCCGTCATCGGGCCGGACAGCACGCAGCTGGCCCTCACCACCGCGGCCATCCTCGGCGTCTTCCTTGTCCCACAG ATCAGCTACGAAGCGTCCCTGGAGACGCTGAGCCTGAAGCGGCTGTACCCTGCGTTCCTGCGCACCATTCCCAGCGACAGGCAGCAGGTAAAGGCcatcttcctgctgctgcagcggTTCGGCTGGACGTGGGTCGCGCTGCTGGGCAGTGACAATGCCTACGGCAGGGACGGCCTGGACGCCCTCTACGAGCTGCTGAGGGCGAGCGACGTGTGTGTCGCCTACCGAGGCATCATCCCCACCAACAAAGATGCCAGCAGCCCGGAGCTCCACAACCTGGTCAGAATCCTTGTGGACGTGAGGGTCAACGTCACTGTCATCTTCTCCAACAGAAAAAGCGCGCACCCGTTCTTTGAGGTGGCGGTGCAGAGGAACGTCACGGGCATGGTGTGGGTGGGCTCCGAAGACTGGTCGGTAGCCCAAACCATCTGGCAGGTGCCTGGCATCCAGAGCATCGGCCCGGTGATCGGGATGTTGGTCGAGAAGACAGAGCCCACAATGCTGGAGCACTTTGAGGCTTGGAAGGCGGCAAAGGAAAGCGTGGCTGAATGCGCAGGCAGCGCGGGAGTGGGCGGGGGGAGCGCCCAGCTGGGCTGCACCCAGTGCTGCACCCGCTGCCGCTCACTTGCCCGTGCCCCCGACGTGTACGACGCCCAGGCCGTCTTCAACGTGTACTCAGCCGTATACGCTGTGGCCCACGGCCTCCATGACCTGCTGGGCTGCGCCTCGGGGGCCTGCAGCAAAGGCACCGTCTATCCCTGGCAG CTCCTGCAAAAAATTAAGCAAGTAAACTTCACCCTGTACAAGAGCCACATCTCTTTTGATGCCAACGGGGACATTCATAAGGGCTATGACATCGTCATGTGGAACTGGAGTGGCCCGAGCTGGGCTTTCGATGTGATAGGAACTTTCAGCGTGAACCCCGACAGGCTGAGCATTGACCAGGGCAAAATCCTGTGGCACACCAGCAATCGCCAG GCTCCCCCCTCGCTCTGCTCCGCgccctgccagcctggggaGCGGCGGCTGCGGCAGAGCCGCCATCAGTGCTGCTTCAGCTGCGTGGCCTGTCCAGCAGGAACCTTCCTGAACAGATCGG ATCTCTACAGCTGCCAGTCCTGCGGGGCAGACGAGTGGGCTCCAGGGAGGAGCGAAGCTTGCTTCGAGCGGACTGTGGAATTTCTGTCCTGGTCCGAGCCCCTCTCCTGGGCACTGCTGACCCTCActgtcctcctcctgctgctcatgGCAGCACTGGCCGTCCTGTTTGCCCTCAACGCCTCCACGCCGGTGGTGAAGTCTGCGGGCGGGAAGATGTGCTTCCTCATGCTGGGCTCTCTGGCCTGCGCCTGCAGCAGCCTCTTCTGCTACTTCGGGGAGCCCACCCGGCACACGTGCCTGCTGCGGGTGCCCCTCTCTGCGCTCGGCTTCACCGTGTTCCTCTCGTGCGTGGCAACCCGCTCCTTCCAGATCCTCTGCATCTTCAAGCTGAACGCGCGCTGGCCGGCGCTCTACGCGGGCTggcagcggcgccgggggccgCCGCTCTTCATCGCCGCCAGCACGGCGGCGCAGGCCGCGCTGTGCCTGGCCGCGGAGGCCGCCAGCCCCTCGGCGCCGCACCGGGACTACGGCGTGTGGGCCGAGCGGGTGGTGCTGGAGTGCAGCCCGAGCGCCGCGGCCAGCGCGGCCGCCGCCTTCCCCGTGCTGCTCAGCGCCGGCTGCTTCGCCCTCAGCTACGCGGGCAAGGGCCTGCCCGCCGGCTACAACGAGGCCAAGTGCCTGACGTGCAGCCTGCTGCTGCACCTGGCCGGCTCCGCCGCCGCGCTCTGCACGCGGGGCGCGTTCCGCGGCCGGGCCGAGGCGGCCGCACGGGTGCTCGGCGGCCTCTGCGTGCTCGGCGCCGCGCTGGGCGGCTACTTCCTTCCGAAGGCCTTCGTCATCGTGCTGCGGCCGCGCCGCAACACGCCCGGGCACTTCCAGACGGCGATCCAGGGCTACGCGCGGCGCCGGGCGGACGCCTGA
- the ZBTB48 gene encoding telomere zinc finger-associated protein isoform X2, producing the protein MAAAAAHSVRVLRELNRQRAAGQFCDATLGVGGREFRAHWPVLASCSRFFRARGPGGPVSLPDGLADTFQLLLDFFYTGRLALTAHNRARLLAAAEQLGVPDAVALCRAFRPAAPRPRPRRAASPPGQPRGPAAPEEAAGGGGRGDGGGESLPGKKAPRSKNSPRPGKAAGSAGSRRGPVEPVECPTCHKTFLSKYYLKVHNRKHTGEKPFECSKCGKCYFRKENLLEHEARNCMNRSEQVFTCSVCQEAFKRRMELRLHMVSHTGEMPYKCSSCAQQFMQKKDLQSHMIKLHGAPKPHACSTCAKCFLSRTELRLHEAFKHRGEKLFVCEECGHRASSRNGLQMHIKAKHRNERPYVCEFCHHAFTQKANLNMHLRTHTGEKPFQCHLCGKTFRTQASLDKHNRTHTGERPFSCEFCDQRFTEKGPLLRHIASRHQEGRPHFCQICGKTFKAVEQLRVHVRRHKGVRKFECTECGYKFTRQAHLRRHMEIHDRVENYNPRQRKLRNLVIEDEKTVVGALQPPELERM; encoded by the exons atggcggcggcggcggcgcacAGCGTGCGCGTGCTGCGCGAGCTGAACCGGCAGCGCGCGGCCGGGCAGTTCTGCGACGCCACGCTGGGCGTGGGCGGGCGCGAGTTCCGCGCGCACTGGCCGGTGCTCGCCAGCTGCTCCCGCTTCTTCCGCGcgcgcggccccggcgggcCCGTGTCGCTGCCCGACGGCCTCGCGGACaccttccagctgctgctcgACTTCTTCTACACCGGCCGCCTGGCGCTCACCGCGCACAACCGCGCCCGCCTCCTGGCCGCCGCCGAGCAGCTGGGCGTGCCCGACGCCGTGGCGCTGTGCCGGGCCttccgccccgccgcgccccgcccgcggccccgccgcgccgccagCCCCCCGGGAcagccccgcggccccgcg GCCCcggaggaggcggcgggcggcggcgggcggggggacggcggcggcGAGTCCCTGCCCGGGAAAAAGGCCCCGCGGAGCAAAAACAGCCCCCGGCCCGGGAAGGCGGCCGGCAGCgcggggagcaggagggggcCGGTGGAGCCCGTCGAGTGCCCCACGTGTCACAAAACCTTCCTCAGCAAATATTATCTGAAGGTGCACAACAG GAAGCACACTGGAGAGAAGCCGTTTGAATGCTCCAAATGTGGcaaatgttattttagaaaagagaaTCTCCTGGAACACGAAGCCAGAAATTGCATGAACCGATCTGAGCAG GTTTTCACGTGTTCCGTCTGCCAGGAGGCATTCAAGAGGCGGATGGAGCTGCGGCTGCACATGGTGTCGCACACGGGGGAGATGCCATACAAG TGCTCCTCCTGCGCCCAGCAGTTCATGCAGAAGAAGGACCTGCAGAGCCACATGATAAAGCTGCACGGCGCGCCGAAGCCCCACGCG TGCTCGACCTGCGCCAAGTGCTTTCTGTCCCGGACGGAGCTGCGCCTGCACGAGGCCTTCAAGCACCGGGGGGAAAAGCTGTTTGTCTGCGAGGAGTGCGGGCACAGGGCCTCGAGCCGCAACGGCCTGCAGATGCACATCAAGGCCAAGCACAG GAACGAGCGGCCCTACGTGTGTGAGTTCTGCCACCACGCCTTCACGCAGAAAGCCAACCTCAACATGCACCTACGCACGCACACCGGCGAGAAGCCCTTCCAGTGCCACCTCTGCGGCAAGACCTTCCGGACACAAG CGAGCCTGGATAAGCACAACCGCACCCACACCGGCGAGCGCCCCTTCAGCTGCGAGTTCTGTGACCAGCGCTTCACGGAGAAGGGGCCCCTGCTGCGGCACATCGCCAGTCGGCACCAGGAGGGGAGGCCCCACTTCTGCCAGATCTGCGGGAAAACCTTCAAAG ccGTGGAGCAGCTGCGCGTCCACGTCCGCCGGCACAAGGGCGTGAGGAAGTTCGAGTGCACCGAGTGTGGCTACAAGTTCACGCGGCAG GCTCACTTGAGGCGCCACATGGAGATCCACGACCGTGTGGAGAACTACAACCCGCGGCAGCGGAAGCTGCGGAACCTGGTCATCGAGGACGAGAAGACCGTGGTGggggccctgcagcccccggaGCTGGAG CGGATGTGA
- the ZBTB48 gene encoding telomere zinc finger-associated protein isoform X1, translated as MAAAAAHSVRVLRELNRQRAAGQFCDATLGVGGREFRAHWPVLASCSRFFRARGPGGPVSLPDGLADTFQLLLDFFYTGRLALTAHNRARLLAAAEQLGVPDAVALCRAFRPAAPRPRPRRAASPPGQPRGPAAPEEAAGGGGRGDGGGESLPGKKAPRSKNSPRPGKAAGSAGSRRGPVEPVECPTCHKTFLSKYYLKVHNRKHTGEKPFECSKCGKCYFRKENLLEHEARNCMNRSEQVFTCSVCQEAFKRRMELRLHMVSHTGEMPYKCSSCAQQFMQKKDLQSHMIKLHGAPKPHACSTCAKCFLSRTELRLHEAFKHRGEKLFVCEECGHRASSRNGLQMHIKAKHRNERPYVCEFCHHAFTQKANLNMHLRTHTGEKPFQCHLCGKTFRTQASLDKHNRTHTGERPFSCEFCDQRFTEKGPLLRHIASRHQEGRPHFCQICGKTFKAVEQLRVHVRRHKGVRKFECTECGYKFTRQAHLRRHMEIHDRVENYNPRQRKLRNLVIEDEKTVVGALQPPELEVGSAEVIVASLSRGSLPDVPMQRLCSNENFSTADVIEQSLIIATTIPEDCET; from the exons atggcggcggcggcggcgcacAGCGTGCGCGTGCTGCGCGAGCTGAACCGGCAGCGCGCGGCCGGGCAGTTCTGCGACGCCACGCTGGGCGTGGGCGGGCGCGAGTTCCGCGCGCACTGGCCGGTGCTCGCCAGCTGCTCCCGCTTCTTCCGCGcgcgcggccccggcgggcCCGTGTCGCTGCCCGACGGCCTCGCGGACaccttccagctgctgctcgACTTCTTCTACACCGGCCGCCTGGCGCTCACCGCGCACAACCGCGCCCGCCTCCTGGCCGCCGCCGAGCAGCTGGGCGTGCCCGACGCCGTGGCGCTGTGCCGGGCCttccgccccgccgcgccccgcccgcggccccgccgcgccgccagCCCCCCGGGAcagccccgcggccccgcg GCCCcggaggaggcggcgggcggcggcgggcggggggacggcggcggcGAGTCCCTGCCCGGGAAAAAGGCCCCGCGGAGCAAAAACAGCCCCCGGCCCGGGAAGGCGGCCGGCAGCgcggggagcaggagggggcCGGTGGAGCCCGTCGAGTGCCCCACGTGTCACAAAACCTTCCTCAGCAAATATTATCTGAAGGTGCACAACAG GAAGCACACTGGAGAGAAGCCGTTTGAATGCTCCAAATGTGGcaaatgttattttagaaaagagaaTCTCCTGGAACACGAAGCCAGAAATTGCATGAACCGATCTGAGCAG GTTTTCACGTGTTCCGTCTGCCAGGAGGCATTCAAGAGGCGGATGGAGCTGCGGCTGCACATGGTGTCGCACACGGGGGAGATGCCATACAAG TGCTCCTCCTGCGCCCAGCAGTTCATGCAGAAGAAGGACCTGCAGAGCCACATGATAAAGCTGCACGGCGCGCCGAAGCCCCACGCG TGCTCGACCTGCGCCAAGTGCTTTCTGTCCCGGACGGAGCTGCGCCTGCACGAGGCCTTCAAGCACCGGGGGGAAAAGCTGTTTGTCTGCGAGGAGTGCGGGCACAGGGCCTCGAGCCGCAACGGCCTGCAGATGCACATCAAGGCCAAGCACAG GAACGAGCGGCCCTACGTGTGTGAGTTCTGCCACCACGCCTTCACGCAGAAAGCCAACCTCAACATGCACCTACGCACGCACACCGGCGAGAAGCCCTTCCAGTGCCACCTCTGCGGCAAGACCTTCCGGACACAAG CGAGCCTGGATAAGCACAACCGCACCCACACCGGCGAGCGCCCCTTCAGCTGCGAGTTCTGTGACCAGCGCTTCACGGAGAAGGGGCCCCTGCTGCGGCACATCGCCAGTCGGCACCAGGAGGGGAGGCCCCACTTCTGCCAGATCTGCGGGAAAACCTTCAAAG ccGTGGAGCAGCTGCGCGTCCACGTCCGCCGGCACAAGGGCGTGAGGAAGTTCGAGTGCACCGAGTGTGGCTACAAGTTCACGCGGCAG GCTCACTTGAGGCGCCACATGGAGATCCACGACCGTGTGGAGAACTACAACCCGCGGCAGCGGAAGCTGCGGAACCTGGTCATCGAGGACGAGAAGACCGTGGTGggggccctgcagcccccggaGCTGGAGGTGGGCTCGGCCGAGGTGATCGTGGCGTCCCTGTCCCGCGGCTCCCTGCCCGACGTCCCCATGCAGAGACTCTGCTCAAACGAGAACTTCTCTACAGCGGATGTGATCGAGCAGTCGCTCATTATAGCGACAACGATTCCTGAAGACTGTGAGACGTAG
- the KLHL21 gene encoding kelch-like protein 21 produces MAASTDSSGGTAAVAPGEPAHAVSLLRGLSALRAERSLLDVTVVAGGCEFGAHRAVLAAASGYFRAMFGGALREARAERVRLHGVEPECLARLLDFAYTGRVGGLGPDIAERLLRAADLLQFPAVKEACGAWLARQLEPANALDMQDFAEAFACPALAAAAHRFVLRHVAELGAQLERLPLPRLLSYLRDDGLCVPKEEAAFQLALRWVRADPAARAPLLPQLLAHVRLPFVRRFYLLAHVEGEPLVARCPPCLRLLREARDFQAARLDRHDRGPCARMRPRPSTGLAEILVLVGGCDRDCDELVTVDCYNPRTGHWRYLAEFPEHLGGGYSVAALGNDIYVTGGSDGSRLYDCVWRYNSSVNEWTEVSPMLKAREYHSSTVLDGLLYVIASDSTERYDHALDSWEALQPMLYPMDNCSTTSCRGKLFAIGSLAGKESMVMQCYDPDCDLWSLVNCGHLPPWSFAPKTVTLNGLMYFVRDDSAEVDVYNPVKNEWDKIPAMLQVHVGGSVAVLGGKLYVSGGYDNTFELSDVLEAYDPETRTWSVVGRLPEPIFWHGSVSIFRQFMPETTQEEDGITLDNSINLNRQHQNLHNQNLNELR; encoded by the exons ATGGCAGCGAGCACGGACAGCAGCGGCGGGACGGCGGCGGTGGCACCGGGGGAGCCGGCGCACGCGGTGTCCCTGCTGCGGGGGCTGAGCGCGCTGCGGGCGGAGCGGAGCCTGCTGGACGTGACGGTGGTGGCGGGCGGCTGTGAGTTTGGGGCGCACCGCGCCGTCTTGGCCGCTGCCTCCGGCTACTTCCGCGCCATGTTCGGCGGGGCGCTGCGGGAGGCGCGGGCCGAGCGCGTGCGGCTGCACGGCGTGGAGCCGGAGTGCCTGGCACGCCTCCTCGACTTCGCCTACACCGGCCGCGTGGGCGGGCTGGGCCCCGACATCGCCGAGCGCCTGCTGCGTGCCGCTGACCTGCTGCAGTTCCCCGCCGTCAAGGAGGCCTGCGGCGCCTGGCTGGCGCGGCAGCTGGAGCCCGCCAACGCGCTGGACATGCAGGACTTCGCGGAGGCCTTCGCCTGCCCGGCGCTGGCGGCCGCCGCACACCGGTTTGTCCTGCGGCACGTGGCCGAGCTGGGTGCCCAGCTGGAGCGGCTGCCGCTGCCGCGCCTGCTCTCCTACCTGCGGGACGACGGGCTCTGCGTCCCCAAGGAGGAGGCCGCCTTCCAGCTGGCGCTGCGCTGGGTGCGTGCCGAccccgccgcccgcgccccgcTGCTGCCGCAGCTCCTGGCCCACGTACGCCTGCCCTTCGTGCGCCGCTTCTACCTGCTGGCCCATGTGGAGGGCGAGCCGCTGGTGGCCCGCTGCCCGCCCTGTCTGCGCCTCCTGCGCGAGGCCCGCGACTTCCAGGCCGCCCGCCTCGACCGCCACGACCGTGGCCCTTGCGCCCGCATGCGCCCCCGGCCCTCCACCGGCCTCGCCGAGATCCTCGTCCTCGTCGGCGGCTGTGACCGTGACTGCGATGAGCTCGTCACCGTCGACTGCTACAACCCGCGCACCGGGCACTGGCGCTACCTGGCTGAGTTCCCAGAGCACCTGGGCGGGGGCTACAGTGTGGCCGCGCTGGGCAACGATATCTACGTCACCG GGGGGTCGGACGGGTCCCGGCTGTACGACTGCGTCTGGAGGTACAACTCCAGCGTGAACGAGTGGACGGAGGTGTCTCCCATGCTGAAAGCCAGGGAGTACCACAGCTCCACGGTCCTGGACGGGCTGCTCTACGTGATCGCCTCGGACAGCACGGAGCGCTACGACCACGCGCTGGACAGCTGGGAggccctgcagcccatgctgtACCCCATGGACAACTGCTCCACCACCTCCTGCCGTGGCAAGCTCTTCGCCATCGGCTCCCTGGCCGGCAAAGAGTCCATGGTGATGCAGTGCTACGACCCTGACTGTGACCTCTGGTCCCTCGTCAACTGTGGCCACCTGCCTCCCTGGTCCTTCGCCCCAAAGACCGTCACGCTCAACGGCCTCATGTACTTTGTACG AGATGACTCAGCTGAAGTGGATGTTTACAATCCAGTGAAGAATGAGTGGGATAAAATCCCCGCCATGCTTCAG GTTCATGTTGGGGGGAGTGTGGCCGTGCTCGGCGGGAAGCTCTATGTCTCTGGCGGCTACGATAACACGTTTGAGCTCTCGGACGTCCTGGAAGCCTACGACCCCGAGACGCGCACGTGGAGCGTGGTGGGACGGCTCCCCGAGCCCATCTTCTGGCACGGCAGCGTCAGCATATTCCGGCAGTTCATGCCCGAAACCACACAGGAGGAGGACGGCATCACGCTGGACAACAGCATCAACTTGAACAGGCAGCACCAAAACCTTCACAACCAGAACCTTAACGAGCTTCGTTAG